A DNA window from Lachancea thermotolerans CBS 6340 chromosome G complete sequence contains the following coding sequences:
- the RRT14 gene encoding Rrt14p (similar to uniprot|P40470 Saccharomyces cerevisiae YIL127C Hypothetical ORF) — MSSASAKAQATAAVNNVLSLVLPGSAKIDHNSTKRQNNSKGSKAQLINANLKKAVRVRERDAHSIKKREQRNRRKLQRARQLAEDKVDQQAKLDILRKHREEDSLTAKERKFLNKVINKNVRDLKSWDVDAEELHELQESVLRNTSQRSSLQKRKRKQRRDDFDESKKPVSGDHRYPGLTPGLAPVGLSDEEDSDEE, encoded by the coding sequence ATGTCGTCAGCATCTGCGAAGGCCCAGGCTACTGCCGCAGTTAACAACGTCTTATCCCTGGTTCTTCCAGGCAGCGCGAAAATTGACCACAACTCCACTAAGCGCCAAAACAATTCTAAAGGATCAAAAGCCCAGCTTATCAATGCAAACCTTAAAAAGGCCGTAAGAGTACGAGAGAGGGATGCGCATTCGATTAAAAAACGCGAACAGAGAAACAGAAGGAAGCTTCAGAGAGCTCGCCAGTTAGCTGAAGACAAAGTGGACCAGCAAGCAAAATTAGATATACTGAGAAAACACAGAGAGGAGGATTCGCTGACGGCCAAGGAAcgaaagttcttgaacaaagtcatcaacaaaaatgttCGGGACCTCAAAAGTTGGGATGTGGATGCTGAGGAGTTACATGAATTGCAGGAAAGTGTTTTGAGGAACACCTCCCAACGTTCTAGCTTACAGAAACGCAAGCGTaagcaaagaagagatgACTTCGACGAAAGCAAAAAGCCTGTATCTGGTGACCACCGGTACCCAGGCCTTACTCCAGGGTTGGCTCCTGTCGGTCTCagcgatgaagaggacTCAGATGAAGAGTAG